Sequence from the Sciurus carolinensis chromosome 1, mSciCar1.2, whole genome shotgun sequence genome:
ccagggacatttaaccaccaagtcatatccccagtcctttttactttttatgttgagacagggtcttgctaatttgcttagggcctcactagttgctgaggctaactttgaacttgtgattctcctctctcaacctccctagttgctggtattacagaggtgctcctctgtgcctggcaagactaaataatttctaaaggaaagaagtttatttaactcACCATTCTGGAAACTTGGAATCCAAAGAGAAAGATGCTGGCATTTGTCCAGCTACTGGTGATGGTTTTGTGTTGTTTCACCTCATGGCATAAAGCAGAAAGTAAGCAGGTACCTGCAAAAGAGACAAAAGTCAAAGAGCAGACTGACTTTATATAACCCATTCCCACAGTGACTAACCCAGTCCAGCAAGAATGAGAACTTTCCCACCTCAAGAATTAACCCAGTCCCACGAGGAAAGCATTAACCCCTTTTAATGATCTAACTGCCTCTTGAAGGCCCTTACCTCTCAACATCAACACAATGCACTCACATGTGTTCACATGGGTTTCCCAGGAGACAAGCCATACTCAAACCATAGCAGCTTAGAATAGTGTTGAGCACAAAGTAGGTGCTGTCCATTTGTTTGGATAGCCATAGCAGTGGGGGTAAAGTCAAGAGTAAGGTGTCCAGGTTTCTCAGAGGTGGATTGATTCAGGGTGACAACAGGGTGACAAGATCCCCAGGGGATAAAGAGGACTGATGGTGGAGGTGCAGTGGAAGAACTGGGCATTGGAGAGGAGGAGTCAAGGAACTAATGGGCAGAGAGTTGGATGGTTATGCACAAGATGCTGCAGTCCCTAGGGGTAGGACTTAgctggagaagaaagcagagcttGTCCCAAAGCCTTGGAAGGAAGCAGACAGGAAGAGCAGCTCCACTCCAGCAGTCTGAAGTCCTCTGCTCTGGTCCCTCCTGCTGGCTTCAGGCAACTGAGTTGCtgggggcagaggcagaggtCCAGACTAAGGCTGGAGATTCCATCTGCCCACAGAGGTAGCCCCAGCTAGTGGCCAGTCTGAGTATCAGGAAGGAATAGAAGTGGGCAGAAGGCCCCAGAGCAGAAGGATTACCTTTGCCTGGATGGGTACAGAGGCTGATCTAATGAAGCTGCTGAATcctgtgtccctgtgtccctTAACTATGCTAAAAGTCAGAACCTGCAGGGCCTGCAGAGATCTTCTAGACCACTTTGCTGATAGCACTAGTGAAACAGCCCAGTGAGGATCAATGAGTGCAGCAAATGCTTGTCAGCTCCAGGCCTGGAGAACCATTGTAAACAGGAGGGCATCATTAGAGCAGCTGAACAGAACTCATACCCCTGTGCCCCATCATGAATACCCACTGGCTGCTGCTGTCAAGCATCTCCCCTGCACTCCCAGGCAAGAAGTCTCCCAAGATACTTCTGCTGGGTAGTAGCTCATCTCCACCAGAAAGGCAGGCAACTGGGAGTGTGTTCACCTGTCTGTTGGCCTATATGTGTGTAATGCAGCTGTGCTTGCATTTTTTGGTATATCTGATCCCTCAGGGTTATGTGGAacgtgtgtacacatgtgtgcacTTGCACTCAAGGATGAGGATGATGGAGCCCAGGAGCCAGTGACAGGGACTGGAAAGCCACACTTTCAGGCTTCATCCTCAAACCTGTTTCTAGCTTAGGGGATCATCTGTGTGcttgtgtacacatgcacatgtgtatatGCTCAAATGTACCTGTGGGGGGAAGGACCCTGTGGATTGGCTGGGTGGGGGGATGGTGGCTCTTTGGGCTCTGGGGAAGCAGAATTCAGTTGGCAGAAGTTGAGAACCTGCAGGATAGTGAATAAGTCCTATCCAGTAATGAGGAATGGTGATGTGGGAGGTTCCCTGAGGATGGGGGTGGATAGAAAGAACATGGGGTGAGGGCACCAGTGGAGAGGACTGGTCCCAAATTCAGGGATTAAGGGGAAACAGAAGAATTCCCAGTCAGGTGTAAAGGGCTCTGACTGGCCCAATGAGGGACTGGGTCTCATGTGGAGGACAGGCTGTTTTAACTGAAGCCCCAGGCCCCTCACCCAGAGGCTCTTGAGCCACTGGAACAAGAATCAGGAGCCAAGAATCCTGGCAGATAGCCCTGGTCAGGCAGCTGCTCTTGTGCAACACTAATACCCCAGAAAGTAGACTGGGAAAGTGAGGCAGGCTTACCTGCAGGGGCTTCTGACAGAGATCCCCTCCCCAGGAGCAAAGCCCAAGCTTGTTGATACCTGGATAGTAATAATCAATGATTATGTTCTTTTAGGAGGCAAACATCTCTATACCTTCCCATAAGCAGCAGTTCTGGTATAGGAAAAACATGGACTTTTCAATCCAAAAGAACTAGTTTAAACCTGAACTTTCCCCAACACAGCCAAGTGAACCAGGGAGCATCCTTCACCTCATTGAGCCTCACTGTGACTGGGGGTGGTCTTGTAACAGCTCACAGGGTTGTGATGAAGACCAAAGGAGTTGATGTGGGGAACTTAGCTTAACACAGAGTCACTGCTCAATGTGTGTGCCCCTCCCCCTAATCAGGACCCCTGAGCAGCAGTAACTTCTCAGGGAAATAACTTAGTCCCAGCCCAAAGCAAAGAATTTAGAACAATGATTAGGTACAGTCATATTTCAGATCAGTGTAGCTTTTTATGAGACCCTTTGATATTTTGATAGTAATTTCTGAAGAGATCCCCATTCTACCTTCACAAACAGATAGCTCAGGATGGGGCAGCAGATTGATGAGAGACTTCCACTGGGGACAATACCTGCTTACATCTCCCCCTTTACATTCAGACAGTTAGACCTAGAGAGGGACCCCAACCCTTCCAGTAGCCCAACCAGATCAAAATCCAAGACCCTTGTCACCTGAGGCCCAGCCCCAAGTGCCTGCCTCTGCTGCAAACAGTTTCTAGACTGAACTCCCAaacagcaacttagtaagaccctaagcaactcagccagaccctgcctctaataaaatgttaaaaagggctggggatgtggctcagtagttaagtgtccctgggttcaatccctggtacaaaaaaaaaaaatttttttttccacctttgcCAGATAATGTCAGATATTGATAAATAAGGGGAGGAAGGAGTTTGAAAGGAAAATCTGGAAATCTCAGAGCCTCTTCTGAGCATCAAACCTTTGTCTTTAAAATGAAGCAATATTGTGTATAGTGTGGCCCAGGTATCTGCTCTCTTACTCTGGTTTTAGGttgtcttttcctccttttagtcCAACTACCAGAGCCCAATtctctctgagcttcaatttcctcaGTTGTAAATGTGGTTATTAGTAAGTGTCACACAATTATAGGGATTAAATGATATCATGGCTATAAAAGTGCTTTGCAAACTGTAAACGGCTGTATCCCTTTAGCTGTTGCTGTTGCTGCCTGGCAGAACCAGCAGCAGCAGGCTAAAAGAGAGTGGATGGTTCATGCCTGTGTGGCGCTTCTCAAGGAATCTATGATTTATAGATGACCAAACTCAAGGGTCAACAAATGCTTTCTTTACCAGAATTTTGGAATTTCTGCCAGGTTGGTAGGGCAGCAAGATGTTTCTTGGTTGGAGTGAGTCCCAGTAGAACTGCCACCTCTCAGCATAGTGCCAGGAGGGGGAGCCCTGGAGTCATCAAATCTGGAGACCTGGAAGTGGCCCTCCAAGCCCCCTGACTTGCTTGGGCCAAGTTGAGCCCAGCCTGTGTCCAGAGTGAAGAATCTGAGCTGCCCCTTCCTGATACTTTCTCTCATTTTCGTTCACCTAGTCATCAAGCTTTTTCCAATCCCAAAGTGTGCAGGCTTTGGAGACACTCAGGAAGACATCTCTAATTGGGAGGCAGAACAACTACTATGTTTTCCACACATGACATAACCAGCTTCTCAGATATGACAGGAAATAACTCACTTCTCTGTCAGCCCCACAAGGGCAAGGttaatgtttaatgtttaatCAGCACTGTTAATCATGGTTAATCagcactgttctaagcactttatttaactttatttcatttaaagcaTTTAATTATTACTATACCCTGTGAAGCTGATTCTATTATTAACCCAATGTTACATGTGATAATTCCGAGAACAGAACATTGGGCCTCTTGTCCAGGTCACCCTCCCTGCATGTTCTCCTCACCCTGAATGCTCTGCTCCCATTTGTGCTACCATCTGATTACTCCCCTACCTACCCAGGACCCTTCACTGAAATTTTTTCTCAGTTCTAACACAACTTATGAGCCATGATCTCATCCTTTCAGGGCCTTGCTACATATGATTTCAAAATTCTCAGATAGAAGACCTGAATCTCTAATCTCTGGTTATATTACTCTTGCTTCTACATGCATTTCCAAAGTTCTAGCATTCAATGATAGATCCCAGAACCAAAAACATCTAGAGATTTCCAGAAAGGAATTCTAGCATGCACTGATATTGGGCTTTTGAATCCAGATCCAACTGCTGAATCCTGGATTTAACTGGGTAGTAGAATGGAGGTAGGCCATAGAATGCCCAGTCTGGAAATGTCCCAGGGACCCCACCCAACATGGGGACTGCTTCCTCTCACTGGACATCTGAAGCATCCAGAGTTCCTCACTCTCACATGACCAGTCACACCAGGGCCTCATCTGATGTTTAGGAAAATTAATGTCGTGCTGTGCTTACCAGAGCCTAGTGTGCGGTAGGCAGCAGGCTATTTGCCATTTAGGTCCTGGATCTTGGGATCTTGGGTAAAGTGCTAGACCTCTCTTGAGCATCAAttgtttccttcctcctcctcctttttcttcttattctttctttatttgtttattccaGATTGAacttgaactcaggagcaccttaccactgagttatatccccagcactttttattttttattttgagagagggtctcaattgcttagggtctcactaatttgcttaggctAACCTGGAACTTGCATCCTCCAGCCCcagagtggctaggattacaggcctgctccACTGTGTAAGGATaaacttccattttcttcatctgagtAAGGAAGGGTTAGATCAAATGATCCTCAGGCCTTTTTCACTTGGAGGTGGAGCTGTCAAAAACCCAAGAGCTGCCAAACTGTCCTCTACCTATAACTACTGAGAATGATGATTATCATCATTTAATAAGCACCCTGCTGAGGGTTTCACAGCTATTCACTTTCTTAATTTAATTAGCCCAGGaaggcttcttggaggagagaaggtggagggagggcgACTGGCAAAATTAGCGGTGAGGGGCTCCAGGAACGAGGTAGAGAAAACAATAGACAACTTCGCATGTGAGGTGGGTTGTTTCCCAGAATCAAAGCAGAGGCAGGGGTCTGCCCAAGGTGACCTCTTCACTCCCAGGCACGGAATGAAGCCAGGGAACTAAGCTGAGACACTCCCCTGACTTGCCTTCTCTGTGTGCTCGCAGGATCACCGTGAGCTCGCCCCTGGCTGGAGGAATCTTGATGCGTGTCAGGTGTGCTCAGGCTGATGCCGCccacacagaaaaagaagagcaaggggcCTCTGTCTCCCGCGCCCACCGGCCGTGCTCAGGGCCGGTTGCCCGGCCTGCCATCACCTGCGCTGTGCTGCGCCTGCGGTCTGTGCGTGCTGCTGGCGGGTGTGAACGTGACACTGGTGGGTGCCTTCGCCTCCTTCCTGCCAGGGTACAATGTGCCACTGATCCTAGGGCCGGCGCTGCTGGTGCTGGCGCTCAGTTTCTTCGCAGTCTGCTGCGTGTGTAGCCGCCGGGGCCCAACGCTCCGCGCGCGCTCGTTGCAAACCGCGGGCCGGAGCCAGAATGGCGGGCGTGCAGGGCCAGTGGCGCTGGAGATGGAAAGCAGCGAGCGCACGGCGCAGGACACTACGGCGGTCCAGCTCAGCCCCGCCGCATCGGCAGCGTCCTCTGGCCGCTCCAGCCCGGGCCCTGGCCCCGGCCTTTTCAGCCTGGACGCGCCGGCACCCCCAGCAGTCTATGTGCCGCGCCCAGAAGGGGCTCAGCTCAACCTGCCCCGAGAGTTGTCCACTTCCTAGCGGACTAAGGCCCCTGTCGACTCCCCTGTCTGGGTTCCCTCCGTCCTGTGTCATTTAAGCAAAAACGAGGGGGTGGGTGGGCATGGAGACTTTTTTCCCCATAAGGGACAGGTCTTGGGAACAGGTGATCTCATCTGTCTCATGTCAGAACTTCTGGAGGGAAGAATGTGGTGATGGTGTCAGGGCTCACATCCTAAAGAACCTTGGTCCTTTAGGGTTTCTGCGCTCTACTTTACCTCACCCCCGAGACGTGATGAAGGTGGGCTTATGGACCTTGGAACCTGACCCCACCCACAGTATTTGGGCACTGTGGAGAAAGAAAGTATCCACTTCAAGGGGGGCTGGCTACCAGCAAGGCCCTTGCCCCCCAAggggggagaagggaggaattCAGCCTGGACTTGTTCCATCCCTTCAAACTGTGAAAGTCCTCTAGGCCCCCTTCTGCCCCTCCCCTACATCCTTGTCTCTACACCAACATGATCTTTGGGATTCATTTGGGAGGATTCTGACTTCAGCCATGAGTGGGTAGGGCCGAGTGAAGCCTACCCTTCCGTCTGACTCTCACAGTGTGAGCCGAGACAAGAGCCCTGTCTAGGATGGGTGCCGAGGGGGATTCTCCACCCCTGAAGGTCCCAGTGTGGTCTTCACTGCCAACAGTGCTGCCACCTTGTGCCACACCTTATGTTCCCACTCCTCAATAAAGCACCTTTGGAGTCAGTCCTCTTCTGTGTACAAGCTGGAGGGAGCTTGCTGTGGGGCCTCAGGTTGTGGGGCCTCTGGCTGAGCACTTGGGTTCTGGGCCCCTGCCTGCCAGTGGCCAAGCCCTTCAGCATCCTAGCACCAGCTCCTCTTGGAGACCTAGAGAGGGGCCCCAGGGGAAAGGAGTGTGTGCCTGTGAATGCCTTGTGGGAACAGGTGGGCCACACCCAGAGCTGGAGGAATGTAGGAGTGTGACTGTGGGGGCCATTGCCTGACTCCTGTAGGAAGGGAGGAGTGCAATATTGGGTAGTTGTCAATATCACAGTCTGTAGGAGTATGGGGACATATGGCCACCCAGCAGGGATGGTGAGGGGAGAAGACCACAAGCTGTGTAAAGTCTGAACCTTTCTCTTGGGTTGGCTGGGCTTGCAGAGTTTAGGCCCAACCTGTGGTCTGTCCTGGCAGGTGAGGGCACCTGGTAGAGAAATGGGGGCTGCCTTGTAAGAAGTACAAGGGGACTTGGGGGAAATCCTGAGCTCTCTTCCTCCCTGCAGGGACCCAGGCAAGAAGTGATCATGGTACACACTGGCCCACCACCCCTTTGGGGACCTTGACTCCCTGCCCTTGTGGCTTTATCAGTTTCCCTTTCCAAGGTGGCTGCCCTTCTGCCACAGCCCAGGTGCTTCCCACAAGGAGGGCTTTGTCCTTCCTCTGACACCTTCTCGGTCCTCTTGTCCCGCTGTCTCCCTCTCCCACTAACCTGGAGTGTTACGAATCTGTCAGTAGGTGCTAAGCAGGTCATCTCCATTTGTTCTAATGGGTGGGTGTGCCCTAACCTTCGAAGCACCCAGCACCTGGAGCTGATGACCTCTTCTCAGCACTTCCCCACCACGTGTGTGTGAGTCCACCTCTTCAGACTCATCCTGTCTTCTGGTTCATTGGTCTGCAGCTGTCTGAGGCCACCTGCTGCCTTAGTAGGATAGGCAGTGAGGGGCCACTGCTGATGCTGCCATGGAGTAGTCTGGATCACCCTTCTCCCACCACCTTCTTAGAAGTCTCCTCCAGATTCACCACTGCAGAGATAGGCTCAGCCCAAGCCCCTCTCGCACCTGCTGGCAGATGCCTGGAATCACACTCTCAGGGcaccttcctcttcttccccacaAGACCACTTTCAGATCTTGCCATGGGAGCTGGCTGCTGGGCAGGAAGAGTAAGTATCAGATAAGGATCCAAGACAGTAGGCCACAGATGAACAGATCAATAACGGGAGTAGGATGCAGAGAGAGGGAGTCATTGGCTCCCTGGAGTCCCCACAGCTGCCACCAGCTGAAAGGTCATTATTCATCTCATCTGTGTCCCCTCCCACTTCTTAGGCACATCAGGAGGGATCCTCTCCACCCAGTGCCACAGGACTCACTTCCCAGTCAGCACCAGCAAAGAGCATCCCTGCATCTCCCCAGGCTGCCACACTAGGttctcctcccccaaccccactcCCCTACACACAGCAAAGCCGGGGGATGTGCTTGGTCCCCACACCTCTGCAGGCCTCTCCTCAGGCAGGCTCACTGAAGGGGCCCCTGTTGAAGGTGAGGACACGATTTTGACAGTACAGGGACATCCCTGATTGACAATTCCTGTTGCCATGCTGCAGAGGATCCTTAATAAGAGCTAAGTTCTCCACTCCCACTCCTGCCCCAAGACTCTGAGAACCAAGGTATCGGGGCCTGATCTCAGGGGTCCAGGGCTGCAGTGGGGGACACAAAGCTGGTCTTTCGGAAAGGTTGAGTACTCCCCATGGCTGGGGGCGCTCTGGGGTGGTACAGGGATCCTTGCCTCCAGAGGAAACTACTGCTGGCCTGGACAAGGGAGCCTCTTACGGGggttctcttccctttctttccacaagaagaaaggagggaagccAGTTAAAACCAGTTTTTAcgaattaattcaacaaataattcCTAGGCCCTGCTATGTGACCAGCACTGAGAACACAGTGTGAATGAACTCTCATGAAGTTCACATTCTACTTGAGAAAGATAGTAAAGAATTAAATAAGCATatctgggtgtggtagcacaagcctgtaatcccagcttcctggaaggctgaggcaggaaaattgcaagttcaagatcaact
This genomic interval carries:
- the Tmem275 gene encoding transmembrane protein 275; the protein is MPPTQKKKSKGPLSPAPTGRAQGRLPGLPSPALCCACGLCVLLAGVNVTLVGAFASFLPGYNVPLILGPALLVLALSFFAVCCVCSRRGPTLRARSLQTAGRSQNGGRAGPVALEMESSERTAQDTTAVQLSPAASAASSGRSSPGPGPGLFSLDAPAPPAVYVPRPEGAQLNLPRELSTS